GAAATGGAAACGCCCGAACCTTTGACTACCAAGCAGGTGATGTCGGTTACGTTCCTTTTGCGACGGGGCATTATATTCAAAATACCGGGACGGAAACGGTGTGGTTTTTGGAAATGTTCAAGAGCGACCGCTTTGTCGATGTGTCGCTGAATCAATGGATGGCACTTACCCCGCATGAACTCGTCGCTTCCAACCTGTGTGTAGGTCCTGAACTATTAGATGCTTTACGCAAGGATAAATGGCCCGTTGTCAAATATCCTGGATATGGCTATGTCCCGTGAATGCCAGAAAAGACCAGCCCGAATGGACTGGTCTGTTTTTTACTTCTCTTTTTTAGGAGCCTTGTAGCTCTTCGGTTGCTTCAGACCACGCTGCTCCATGACCTCACGCAGACGGTCCGGGTAATCCGTAATGATCCCGTCTACGCCATCGTCGATCAGCTTGTTCATCGTAGGTGCGTCGTTGACCGTCCACGGAATCACCTTCATCCCAACCTTGTGTGCGTCCTCTACCATTTTCTTCGTGACATAGGGCACATAATTCTCGTCGGTGACTTTGCCATTTTGTGGAGAGCCATGCACCGGAGAGATAGCGTCTGCACCAAATGCGTATGCTGCCGCCACGAGGTCTCCTCCAAAGTCGTCAATGTCAATTCCGCCCAACCATGGTGAAGCTCCTGGTTGACCTGGCTGCAAGAATTGCGCACCGTTCGTTAGGGCCACAATCGGCAATTGCGGCTCAACCTCTTTCATGCGCATGAGCGCTCCCCAGTCAAAGCTTTGGATCGATACCCGATCAAGCATTCCGGCATCGCGCACTTCACGAGCGACGATCTGCACGAAATCTTCACGCGGAGCGGTTTGCTCTGGTGCTCCCGCCTCTACCTTCGTTTCGATATTCATCCATACATGGTTAGCCTTGTAGTCCTTGACGAGGTCAAATACTTCGCTCAACAGCGGCATCCTAGCACCTGGGCTTGGACGCTGCCCTGGGTATTGCGGCAATGTCTGTGTACCACAGTCCAGCGTGCGAACTTGGTCGAGAGTCAGGTCCTTTATGTACTTGCCAACGTACGGATACTCAGGATCGCCAGCGAAAAGTGGGCCAGTATCTCGACACTTGGCACCGGAAATCTTGCGGTCATGCGTAATAACCGCCTGCTTGTCTTCTGTGATTTGCACGTCGAGCTCGAGTGTGCTCACTCCTAATTCAAGGGCGTGGGAGAACGACGCCAATGTGGACTCTACCGTGAGCCCGATTCCGCCGCGGTGAGCTTGAAGATCGAACTCTTTTGGAGAGGTTTTTGACCAGTGCGGATTGCCAGCGGCAGAAGCAATTGGTGCTACACACACCATAAGGGCAGCAGTTGCTATCATTACCTTGTTTCTCATCATTTGCTTCACTCCTTAAAGTATGGCTTACCGTAATCACTATAAATGAATGATGTAAATTTCTTTTCCCATCTCTATTAAGTAATCATGAAAGTTTTATTTGCCCAAATAATGGAACAGCGGCGAACTAAGACCTAAACATAAAATCTTAGACTCGCCGCT
This genomic stretch from Brevibacillus brevis harbors:
- a CDS encoding glycerophosphodiester phosphodiesterase, with translation MMRNKVMIATAALMVCVAPIASAAGNPHWSKTSPKEFDLQAHRGGIGLTVESTLASFSHALELGVSTLELDVQITEDKQAVITHDRKISGAKCRDTGPLFAGDPEYPYVGKYIKDLTLDQVRTLDCGTQTLPQYPGQRPSPGARMPLLSEVFDLVKDYKANHVWMNIETKVEAGAPEQTAPREDFVQIVAREVRDAGMLDRVSIQSFDWGALMRMKEVEPQLPIVALTNGAQFLQPGQPGASPWLGGIDIDDFGGDLVAAAYAFGADAISPVHGSPQNGKVTDENYVPYVTKKMVEDAHKVGMKVIPWTVNDAPTMNKLIDDGVDGIITDYPDRLREVMEQRGLKQPKSYKAPKKEK